In Quercus robur chromosome 11, dhQueRobu3.1, whole genome shotgun sequence, the following proteins share a genomic window:
- the LOC126704746 gene encoding MADS-box protein defh21: MGRRRVSISRIENRTTRQVTFAKRRVGLFKKTHELSVLCDAQIGIMVFSSSGKLYEYCSDASGMEHIIRRYKIATGTDQIPESNDQLEQIHGELKRMQRETLSLELSLQRYTGEDLNSVQFGDLHELEQKLENSVNKVRERMFELLQQQTDNLRRKGKMLHDENENLYHLLKENQVALDHQAELDQHQQMTVVHKTEDRRHVLESFPFSGEEQPSSVLTQATLPPLFNPYRLQPTQPNLQDFSLQLPDYGTSMSS, from the exons ATGGGACGGAGAAGGGTGTCAATCTCAAGGATAGAGAACCGAACCACAAGACAAGTCACCTTTGCAAAACGAAGAGTAGGGTTGTTTAAGAAAACCCATGAACTTTCTGTGCTGTGTGATGCCCAAATTGGAATCATGGTCTTCTCAAGCTCTGGAAAGTTGTATGAGTACTGCAGTGACGCATCTGG AATGGAACATATCATAAGAAGGTACAAGATTGCAACAGGGACTGATCAAATTCCAGAAAGCAATGACCAGCTG GAGCAGATTCATGGTGAGTTGAAAAGGATGCAAAGAGAAACCCTGAGTCTTGAATTGAGTTTGCAACGTTACACTGGTGAGGACTTGAATTCTGTAcaatttggagatttacatgaACTTGAGCAAAAGCTGGAAAACTCAGTCAACAAAGTTCGAGAAAGAATG TTCGAGCTCTTACAACAACAGACTGACAATCTTCGAAGGAAG GGGAAAATGCTTCAcgatgaaaatgaaaatttgtacCATCTG CTTAAGGAGAATCAGGTAGCTTTGGATCATCAGGCAGAATTGGATCAACATCAGCAAATGACCGTGGTACATAAGACTGAGGATCGTCGACACGTATTAGAATCATTCCCATTCTCTGGGGAAGAGCAACCTAGTAGTGTTCTTACTCAGGCAACCTTGCCTCCACTCTTTAATCCATATCGTCTACAGCCTACTCAGCCCAACCTTCAAGATTTCAGTCTCCAACTCCCCGACTATGGTACTTCAATGTCATCATGA
- the LOC126705436 gene encoding cyclin-dependent kinase D-3-like: protein MTELDFSKKVADRYLKREVLGEGTYGVVFKAIDTKTGQTVAIKKIRLGKQKEGVNFTALREIKLLKELKDPNIIELIDAFPHKGNLHLVFEFMETDLEAVIRDRNIFLSPADIKSYLQMTLKGLAICHKKWVLHRDMKPNNLLIGSNGQLKLADFGLARIFGSPDRKFTHQVFARWYRAPELLFGTKQYGSGVDVWAAACIFAELLLRRPFLQGSSDIDQLGKIFAAFGTPTPSQWPDMVYLPDYVEYQYVPSPTLRSLFPMASDDALDLLSKMFTYDPKSRISVQQALEHRYFSSAPPPTNPDKLPRPAPKRESRASDSHDGPTVLSPPRKSRRVMPERDGFEGNAYQVGKVDDHVGEMRQAAGENTSRNEPVPMSIDFSIFGAKPPNRPTINSADRTHLKRKLDLEFQHPE from the exons atgacggAGCTCGATTTCTCAAAGAAAGTTGCCGATAGGTATCTGAAGCGCGAAGTTCTCGGAGAAGGTACCTATGGAGTCGTCTTCAAAGCCATTGATACTAAG ACAGGACAGACAGTTGCAATTAAAAAGATTCGGCTTGGGAAGCAAAAGGAAGGGGTAAATTTTACGGCGCTTCGAGAAATTAAACTTCTTAAAGAGCTCAAAGATCCGAATATAATTGAGTTAATCGATGCATTCCCTCACAAGGGTAATTTGCATCTTGTGTTTGAGTTCATGGAGACAGACCTCGAAGCTGTTATCCGTGACCGGAATATATTTCTATCTCCAGCTGACATAAAATCATACCTTCAAATGACACTCAAAGGACTTGCTATTTGCCACAAGAAATGGGTTTTACATAG GGATATGAAACCAAACAACTTGTTGATAGGATCTAATGGACAGCTCAAACTTGCAGATTTTGGTTTAGCACGAATATTTGGGAGCCCAGATCGCAAGTTTACTCACCAG GTCTTTGCGCGATGGTATAGAGCACCTGAGCTGTTGTTTGGTACCAAGCAATATGGCTCTGGGGTGGATGTTTGGGCTGCAGCATGCATATTTGCTGAACTTCTCCTGCGTCGACCTTTTCTGCAg GGTTCAAGTGACATTGATCAATTGGGAAAAATCTTTGCTGCATTTGGGACTCCAACACCTTCTCAGTGGCCTGATATGGTCTACCTTCCTGATTATGTGGAGTATCAATACGTTCCTTCTCCCACTTTACGGTCACTCTTTCCAATGGCTAGTGATGATGCCCTAGATCTGTTATCAAAGATGTTTACTTATGATCCTAAATCTAGAATATCTGTGCAGCAGGCATTAGAGCATCG GTACTTTTCATCTGCGCCTCCACCTACAAACCCAGATAAACTCCCTAGACCTGCACCTAAGAGGGAATCTAGGGCCTCAGATTCACATGATGGCCCTACTGTCTTATCACCTCCAAGAAAGTCCAGGCGAGTGATGCCAGAACGTGATGGTTTTGAGGGAAATGCATACCAAGTAGGTAAGGTTGATGATCATGTTGGTGAAATGAGACAGGCAGCTGGTGAAAATACAAGCAGGAATGAACCAGTACCAATGTCAATAGATTTTTCTATCTTTGGAGCAAAACCTCCAAATAGACCTACCATTAACAG TGCTGACAGGACACATTTGAAAAGGAAATTAGATCTTGAATTCCAACACCCTGAGTAA